In Piliocolobus tephrosceles isolate RC106 chromosome 12, ASM277652v3, whole genome shotgun sequence, one DNA window encodes the following:
- the NLRP2B gene encoding NLR family pyrin domain-containing protein 2B codes for MVSSAQLDFNLQALLEQLSQDELSKFKSLIRTVSLGNELQNIPPDIGRQG; via the coding sequence ATGGTGTCTTCTGCGCAGCTGGACTTCAACCTGCAGGCTCTTCTGGAACAGCTCAGCCAGGATGAGTTGAGCAAGTTCAAGTCTCTGATCAGGACGGTCTCCCTGGGAAATGAGTTACAAAATATTCCCCCAGACATAGGTAGACAAGGCTGA